The Cloeon dipterum chromosome 3, ieCloDipt1.1, whole genome shotgun sequence genome includes a region encoding these proteins:
- the LOC135940086 gene encoding uncharacterized protein LOC135940086 produces MENGRDQCSLDWRFDLSRVKDAIQKDELDKRRCANERLPGFSAVLPGCFSAVQIGKIEGSGLGMRLPESQQGYRDLNRRCRERQNQYHTLDSRVRTTHEGRHLFVSRRSIRMHDLAMIPAYVKDAESELEYSYEDHLNLLGIENWVFRGDRSMLLPRHVRVQTVAREVQ; encoded by the exons ATGGAAAACGGGCGTGATCAGTGCTCCCTGGACTGGAGGTTCGACCTGAGTCGTGTGAAGGACGCGATACAGAAGGATGAGTTGGACAAGAGGCGATGCGCGAACGAGCGGCTGCCTGGTTTCAGTGCG GTGCTCCCTGGTTGTTTTTCTGCAGTGCAGATTGGGAAAATCGAGGGGTCCGGTTTGGGAAT GCGGCTCCCGGAAAGCCAGCAGGGCTACCGCGATCTGAACCGGAGGTGCCGAGAAAGACAAAACCAATATCATACCCTGGATTCCAGGGTCCGGACAACGCACGAGGGCCGGCATCTATTTGTATCGCGCCGTAGCATTAGGATGCACGATTTGGCAATGATTCCGGCGTACGTAAAGGATGCCGAATCGGAACTGGAGTATTC GTACGAAGATCACCTGAATCTGCTAGGGATCGAAAATTGGGTATTCCGTGGGGATCGATCAATGCTCTTGCCAAG gcatgtcagagtccagacggtggcacgagaggtgcagtag